A region of Mycolicibacterium brumae DNA encodes the following proteins:
- the carA gene encoding glutamine-hydrolyzing carbamoyl-phosphate synthase small subunit: MSGNHSAVLVLEDGRVFTGAPFGAVGQTLGEAVFSTAMSGYQETLTDPSYHRQIVVATAPQIGNTGWNDEDNESRGDKIWVAGYAVRDPSPRASNWRANRTLDDELVGQGIVGIAGIDTRAVVRHLRSRGSMKAGVFSGSALAETDELLARVRGQAAMLGADLAGEVSTGEPYVVGPDGPARFSVAAIDLGIKSNTPRLLASRGIRSLVLPSATGFEAIAELKPDGVFLSNGPGDPATADAVVALTRQVLEAGIPLFGICFGNQILGRALGRGTYKMAFGHRGINIPVLDHASGRVSITAQNHGFALEGEAGEVFDTPFGRAEVSHTCANDGVVEGVRLADGRAFSVQYHPEAAAGPHDAEYLFDQFAALMENR; encoded by the coding sequence ATGAGCGGCAATCACAGCGCCGTGCTGGTGCTGGAGGACGGCCGGGTGTTCACCGGGGCGCCCTTCGGCGCGGTGGGCCAAACCCTGGGCGAGGCGGTGTTCAGCACCGCCATGTCGGGTTACCAGGAAACCCTGACCGACCCCAGCTATCACCGGCAGATCGTCGTCGCCACCGCGCCGCAGATCGGCAACACCGGCTGGAACGACGAGGACAACGAGAGCCGCGGCGACAAGATCTGGGTCGCCGGGTACGCGGTGCGCGACCCCAGTCCGCGCGCCTCGAACTGGCGCGCCAACCGGACCCTGGACGATGAGCTAGTCGGTCAGGGCATCGTCGGCATCGCCGGCATCGACACCCGCGCGGTGGTGCGGCATCTGCGCAGCCGCGGTTCGATGAAGGCCGGGGTGTTCTCCGGATCCGCGCTCGCCGAAACCGACGAGCTGCTGGCCCGGGTCCGCGGCCAGGCCGCCATGCTGGGCGCCGACCTGGCCGGCGAGGTCAGCACCGGCGAGCCCTACGTCGTCGGCCCCGACGGGCCGGCGCGGTTCAGCGTCGCCGCCATCGATCTGGGCATTAAGAGCAACACCCCGCGGCTGCTGGCCTCCCGCGGCATCCGCAGCCTGGTGCTGCCGTCGGCGACCGGGTTCGAGGCCATCGCCGAACTGAAGCCCGACGGGGTGTTCCTGTCCAACGGTCCCGGCGACCCGGCCACCGCCGACGCGGTCGTCGCGCTCACCCGCCAGGTGCTCGAAGCCGGAATCCCGCTGTTCGGAATCTGTTTCGGCAACCAGATCCTGGGCCGGGCGCTGGGCCGGGGCACCTACAAGATGGCCTTCGGGCACCGCGGCATCAACATCCCGGTGCTCGACCACGCCAGCGGCCGGGTGTCGATCACCGCGCAGAACCACGGCTTCGCGCTGGAGGGGGAGGCCGGCGAGGTGTTCGACACCCCGTTCGGTCGCGCCGAAGTCAGCCACACCTGCGCCAACGACGGTGTGGTGGAAGGGGTTCGGCTGGCCGACGGCCGCGCCTTCTCCGTGCAGTACCACCCCGAGGCGGCCGCCGGGCCGCACGACGCCGAGTACCTGTTCGACCAGTTCGCCGCCCTGATGGAGAACCGCTGA
- a CDS encoding serine hydrolase domain-containing protein, whose protein sequence is MRLQRNADAIRQACDAGLLSGAVTLVWRRGELLQVNEIGCRDVEARTPMTRDTVFRIASMTKPVTVAAAMTFVEQGRLRLADPITAWLPEFDGVRVMTNPDSLDPTVPARRPITVEDLMTHRSGLAYQFSVTGPLSRAYAKLPLRQDQDRWLAELARLPLVHQPGEQLTYSHSTDVLGILLSRLAGRPLHEVLDERVLGPLGMADTGFFLTREARGRAATMYTLGGDGLRAVMGPPPIAPPPFCAGGAGLWSTAEDYLRFARMLLGDGQLDGVRVLTPESVTAMRTDRLTPDQQKAPFLGSPYWVGRGFGLNLAVVTDPARSASLFGPAGAGSFGWPGVYGTWWQADPEHELILIYLVQNSPNTSPDAASVAGNTSLAALRTAQPKFVRNSYAALDL, encoded by the coding sequence GTGAGACTTCAGCGCAACGCCGATGCGATCCGGCAGGCCTGTGACGCGGGACTGCTGTCCGGCGCGGTGACCCTGGTGTGGCGGCGCGGCGAGTTGCTGCAGGTCAACGAGATCGGCTGCCGTGATGTCGAGGCGCGCACCCCGATGACCCGCGACACCGTCTTCCGGATCGCCTCGATGACCAAACCGGTCACCGTCGCCGCGGCGATGACGTTCGTCGAACAGGGCCGGTTGCGGCTGGCGGATCCGATCACGGCGTGGCTGCCGGAGTTCGACGGGGTGCGGGTGATGACGAACCCGGATTCGTTGGACCCGACGGTGCCAGCACGGCGGCCGATCACCGTCGAGGATCTGATGACGCACCGCTCCGGGCTGGCGTACCAGTTCTCGGTGACCGGACCGCTGTCGCGGGCCTACGCCAAATTGCCGCTGCGCCAGGACCAGGACCGTTGGTTGGCCGAGCTGGCGCGGCTGCCGCTGGTTCACCAGCCCGGCGAGCAGCTCACCTACAGCCATTCCACCGATGTGCTGGGCATCCTGTTGTCCCGGCTGGCCGGCCGGCCGCTGCACGAGGTGCTCGATGAGAGGGTCCTGGGGCCGCTGGGGATGGCCGACACCGGCTTCTTCCTGACCCGGGAGGCGCGTGGGCGCGCGGCCACCATGTACACCCTCGGCGGCGACGGTTTGCGGGCGGTGATGGGACCGCCGCCGATCGCTCCGCCGCCGTTCTGCGCCGGCGGCGCCGGGTTGTGGTCCACCGCGGAGGACTATCTGCGTTTCGCCCGGATGCTGCTCGGCGACGGTCAGCTGGACGGGGTCCGGGTGCTGACGCCGGAGTCGGTGACGGCGATGCGGACCGATCGGCTGACACCCGACCAGCAGAAGGCCCCATTCCTGGGCTCGCCGTATTGGGTTGGCCGCGGGTTCGGGCTGAACCTGGCGGTGGTGACCGATCCGGCGCGCTCGGCGTCATTGTTCGGTCCGGCCGGCGCCGGCTCGTTCGGCTGGCCGGGGGTGTACGGCACCTGGTGGCAAGCCGATCCGGAGCACGAGCTGATCCTGATCTACCTGGTCCAGAACTCGCCGAACACCTCCCCGGACGCCGCCTCGGTCGCCGGGAACACGTCGCTGGCCGCGCTGCGCACCGCGCAACCGAAGTTCGTCAGAAACAGCTACGCCGCGCTGGACCTGTAG
- the efp gene encoding elongation factor P, whose product MASTADFKNGLVLNIDGQLWQIIEFQHVKPGKGPAFVRTKLKNVLSGKVVDKTYNAGVKVETATVDRRDATFLYNDGDDFVFMDSEDYEQHPLSAALVGDAAKFLLESMPVQIAFHEGNPLYLEMPVSVELVVTHTEPGLQGDRSSAGTKPATVETGAELQVPLFINTGDKLKVDTRDGSYLGRVNG is encoded by the coding sequence GTGGCATCGACTGCCGACTTCAAGAACGGACTCGTCCTCAACATCGACGGCCAGCTGTGGCAGATCATCGAGTTCCAGCACGTCAAGCCGGGCAAGGGCCCCGCCTTCGTGCGCACCAAGCTCAAGAACGTGCTGTCCGGCAAGGTCGTGGACAAGACCTACAACGCCGGCGTCAAGGTGGAGACCGCGACCGTGGACCGTCGTGACGCCACCTTCCTGTACAACGACGGCGACGATTTCGTCTTCATGGACTCCGAGGACTACGAGCAGCATCCGCTGTCGGCGGCCCTGGTCGGCGACGCCGCCAAGTTCCTGCTGGAGTCCATGCCGGTGCAGATCGCGTTCCACGAGGGCAATCCGCTGTACCTGGAGATGCCGGTGTCGGTGGAACTCGTCGTCACCCACACCGAGCCCGGTCTGCAGGGCGACCGGTCCAGCGCCGGCACCAAGCCCGCCACCGTCGAGACCGGCGCCGAACTGCAGGTCCCGCTGTTCATCAACACCGGCGACAAGCTCAAGGTCGACACCCGCGACGGAAGCTACCTGGGCCGCGTGAATGGCTGA
- the nusB gene encoding transcription antitermination factor NusB, whose protein sequence is MADKRPVRGRHAARKRAVDLLFESEARNLTPAQTAASRAELARTDPEVTPLAEYTVVVADGVTEHAEHVDDVISSHLQGWTLDRLPAVDRAILRVAVWELLHAVDVPEAVAVDEAVKLAKELSTDDSPAFVNGVLGQVMLVTPQMRAASGIVRAPAVEPD, encoded by the coding sequence ATGGCTGACAAACGACCGGTTCGGGGGCGGCACGCCGCCCGCAAACGGGCCGTCGACCTGCTCTTCGAGTCCGAGGCCCGCAATCTGACCCCGGCCCAGACGGCGGCCTCGCGCGCCGAACTGGCCCGCACCGACCCCGAGGTCACCCCGCTGGCCGAGTACACCGTCGTGGTCGCCGACGGGGTCACCGAGCACGCCGAGCATGTCGACGACGTCATCTCCTCCCATCTGCAGGGCTGGACGCTGGACCGGTTGCCGGCGGTGGACCGGGCCATCCTGCGGGTCGCCGTGTGGGAGCTGCTGCACGCCGTCGACGTCCCGGAGGCCGTCGCGGTCGACGAGGCGGTCAAACTGGCCAAGGAGCTGTCCACCGACGATTCGCCGGCGTTCGTCAACGGCGTGCTCGGACAGGTGATGCTCGTCACCCCGCAAATGCGCGCCGCTTCCGGAATAGTCCGCGCACCGGCGGTTGAGCCCGACTAG
- a CDS encoding aspartate carbamoyltransferase catalytic subunit, whose amino-acid sequence MKHLLSAGDLTRDQATAILDNADRFGQALLGREVKKLPTLRGRTIITMFYENSTRTRVSFEVAGKWMSADVINVSASGSSVAKGESLRDTALTLRAAGADALIIRHPASGAPNQLAAWTAEPGGGGPAVINAGDGTHEHPTQALLDALTIRQRLGGIEGRRVVIVGDVLHSRVARSNVALLNTLGAEVVLVAPPTLLPTGVDGWGVTVSHDLDAELPAADAVMMLRVQAERMNGGFFPSAREYSICYGLSEQRQALLGEHAVVLHPGPMLRGMEIGYSVADSPQAAVLQQVSNGVHVRMAVLFGLLVGADEEADI is encoded by the coding sequence GTGAAACATCTGCTGTCCGCCGGCGACCTCACGCGCGATCAGGCCACCGCGATCCTGGACAACGCCGACCGGTTCGGCCAGGCGCTGCTGGGCCGCGAAGTCAAGAAACTGCCCACCCTGCGCGGGCGCACCATCATCACCATGTTCTACGAAAACTCCACCCGCACCCGGGTGTCCTTCGAGGTCGCCGGCAAATGGATGAGCGCCGACGTGATCAACGTCAGCGCCTCGGGCTCCTCGGTCGCGAAGGGGGAGTCGCTGCGCGACACCGCGCTGACCCTGCGCGCCGCCGGCGCCGACGCCCTGATCATCCGGCACCCGGCCTCCGGCGCCCCGAACCAGCTGGCCGCCTGGACCGCCGAACCCGGGGGCGGTGGTCCCGCGGTGATCAACGCCGGTGACGGCACCCACGAGCACCCGACCCAGGCGCTGCTGGACGCGCTGACCATCCGTCAGCGCCTCGGCGGCATCGAGGGCCGGCGGGTGGTCATCGTCGGGGACGTGCTGCACTCACGGGTGGCGCGCTCGAATGTCGCGCTGCTGAACACCCTCGGCGCGGAGGTGGTGCTGGTCGCCCCGCCGACCCTGCTGCCGACCGGGGTCGACGGCTGGGGAGTCACGGTGTCCCACGACCTGGACGCCGAACTGCCCGCGGCCGACGCGGTGATGATGCTGCGGGTGCAGGCCGAGCGGATGAACGGCGGGTTCTTCCCGTCGGCGCGCGAGTACTCGATCTGTTACGGGCTTTCCGAGCAGCGTCAGGCGCTGCTGGGCGAGCACGCGGTGGTGCTGCACCCCGGCCCGATGCTGCGCGGCATGGAGATCGGTTACTCGGTGGCCGACTCGCCGCAAGCCGCTGTGCTGCAACAGGTTTCCAATGGCGTGCATGTTCGGATGGCGGTGTTGTTCGGGCTGCTGGTCGGCGCCGACGAGGAGGCGGACATCTAG
- the carB gene encoding carbamoyl-phosphate synthase large subunit produces the protein MPRRTDLNHILVIGSGPIVIGQACEFDYSGTQACRVLRAEGLQVTLVNSNPATIMTDPEYADHTYVEPITPAFVEKVIAQQAERGNKIDALLPTLGGQTALNTAVALYENGALDRHHVELIGADFDAIQRGEDRQKFKDIVAKVGGESARSRVCFTMEEVRETVAELGLPVVVRPSFTMGGLGSGMAASVEDVERMAGEGLAASPSANVLIEESIFGWKEFELELMRDGNDNVVVVCSIENFDPMGVHTGDSVTVAPAMTLTDREYQKMRSLGIAILREVGVDTGGCNIQFAIDPVDGRLIVIEMNPRVSRSSALASKATGFPIAKIAAKLAIGYTLDEIVNDITKETPACFEPTLDYVVVKAPRFAFEKFPGADGTLTTTMKSVGEAMSLGRNFIEALGKVMRSLETKRAGFWTGPDPTGEDAGVEATLARLRTPTDGRLYDIEYALRAGGSVEQVAEASGVDPWFVEQINGLVALRAELIDAPVLTEALLRRAKNSGLSDEQISVLRPELAGQAGVRTLRERLGVHPVYKTVDTCAAEFEARTPYHYSSYELDPAAESEVAPQAQLPKVLILGSGPNRIGQGIEFDYSCVHAATTLTQAGFETVMVNCNPETVSTDYDTADRLYFEPLTFEDVLEVYRAESISGAGGPGVVGVIVQLGGQTPLGLAHKLEAAGVPIVGTGPDAIELAEHRGAFGEVLTNAGLPAPRFGTATTFEQARKIASDIGYPVLVRPSYVLGGRGMEIVYDEENLERYIARATEVSPEHPVLVDRFLEDAIEIDVDALCDGTEVYIGGVMEHIEEAGIHSGDSACALPPVTLGRQDIDAVRRATEAIAHGIGVVGLLNVQYALKDDVLYVLEANPRASRTVPFVSKATAVPLAKACARIMLGESIAELRAEGLLAASGDGASPAPYAPIAVKEAVLPFHRFRRADGSNVDSLLGPEMKSTGEVMGIDADFGSAFAKSQTAAYGSLPANGTVFVSVANRDKRSLVFPVKRLADLGFRVLATEGTAEMLRRNGIPCDEVRKHFQEPSPDRPAMSAVEAIRAGEVDMVINTPYGNSGPRIDGYEIRSAAVQMNIPCVTTVQGASAAVQGIEAGIRGDIGVRSLQELHRILEG, from the coding sequence ATGCCGCGCCGCACCGACCTCAACCACATCCTGGTCATCGGCTCCGGGCCGATCGTGATCGGCCAGGCCTGCGAATTCGACTATTCCGGCACCCAGGCCTGCCGGGTGCTGCGCGCCGAAGGCCTGCAGGTCACCCTGGTCAACTCCAACCCGGCGACCATCATGACCGACCCGGAGTACGCCGACCACACCTACGTCGAGCCGATCACCCCGGCGTTCGTGGAGAAGGTGATCGCCCAGCAAGCCGAGCGGGGCAACAAGATCGACGCGCTGCTGCCCACCCTGGGTGGGCAGACCGCGCTGAACACCGCCGTCGCGCTGTATGAGAACGGCGCGCTGGACCGCCACCACGTCGAACTGATCGGCGCGGACTTCGACGCCATCCAGCGCGGCGAGGACCGGCAGAAGTTCAAGGACATCGTCGCGAAGGTCGGTGGCGAATCCGCCCGCAGCCGAGTCTGTTTCACCATGGAGGAGGTCCGTGAGACGGTCGCCGAGCTCGGCCTGCCGGTGGTGGTGCGCCCGTCGTTCACCATGGGCGGGCTGGGGTCGGGCATGGCCGCCAGCGTCGAGGACGTCGAGCGGATGGCCGGTGAGGGTCTGGCCGCCTCGCCGAGCGCCAACGTGCTGATCGAGGAGTCGATCTTCGGCTGGAAGGAGTTCGAGCTGGAGCTGATGCGCGACGGCAACGACAACGTCGTGGTGGTCTGCTCCATCGAGAACTTCGACCCGATGGGCGTGCACACCGGCGACTCGGTGACCGTCGCGCCCGCGATGACCCTGACCGACCGCGAATACCAGAAGATGCGCAGCCTCGGCATCGCGATCCTGCGCGAGGTCGGCGTGGACACCGGCGGCTGCAACATCCAGTTCGCCATCGACCCGGTCGACGGCCGGCTCATCGTCATCGAGATGAACCCGCGGGTGTCGCGGTCCTCGGCGCTGGCGTCGAAGGCCACCGGCTTCCCGATCGCCAAGATCGCCGCCAAGCTGGCCATCGGCTACACCCTCGACGAGATCGTCAACGACATCACCAAGGAGACGCCGGCCTGCTTCGAGCCGACGCTGGACTACGTGGTGGTCAAGGCCCCGCGGTTCGCGTTCGAGAAGTTCCCCGGCGCCGACGGCACCCTGACCACCACCATGAAGTCCGTCGGCGAGGCGATGTCCTTGGGTCGCAACTTCATCGAGGCGCTGGGCAAGGTGATGCGCTCGCTGGAGACCAAGCGCGCCGGCTTCTGGACCGGCCCGGACCCGACCGGTGAGGACGCCGGCGTCGAGGCCACCCTGGCGCGGCTGCGGACCCCGACCGACGGCCGGCTCTACGACATCGAATACGCGCTGCGCGCCGGCGGCAGCGTCGAGCAGGTGGCCGAAGCCTCCGGCGTCGACCCGTGGTTCGTCGAGCAGATCAACGGCCTGGTCGCGCTGCGCGCCGAGCTCATCGACGCCCCGGTGCTCACCGAAGCCCTGCTGCGCCGCGCCAAGAACAGCGGCCTGTCCGACGAGCAGATCTCGGTGCTGCGACCGGAACTCGCCGGCCAGGCCGGGGTGCGCACGCTGCGTGAGCGCCTCGGCGTGCACCCGGTGTACAAGACCGTCGACACCTGCGCCGCCGAGTTCGAGGCCCGCACGCCGTACCACTACAGCAGCTATGAGCTGGATCCGGCGGCCGAGTCCGAGGTGGCCCCGCAGGCCCAGTTGCCCAAGGTGCTGATCCTGGGCTCGGGCCCGAACCGGATCGGCCAGGGCATCGAGTTCGACTACAGCTGCGTGCACGCCGCGACGACGCTGACCCAGGCCGGGTTCGAGACGGTGATGGTCAACTGCAACCCGGAGACGGTGTCCACCGACTACGACACCGCCGACCGGCTGTACTTCGAGCCGCTGACCTTCGAGGACGTGCTGGAGGTGTACCGGGCGGAGTCCATCTCCGGCGCCGGCGGACCCGGCGTGGTCGGGGTGATCGTGCAGCTCGGCGGGCAGACCCCGCTGGGGCTGGCGCACAAGCTGGAGGCGGCCGGGGTGCCGATCGTCGGGACCGGCCCGGACGCCATCGAGCTGGCCGAGCACCGCGGCGCGTTCGGCGAGGTGCTGACCAACGCCGGGCTGCCGGCGCCCCGGTTCGGCACCGCCACCACCTTCGAGCAGGCCCGCAAGATCGCCTCCGACATCGGCTACCCGGTGCTGGTGCGGCCGTCCTACGTGCTCGGCGGGCGTGGCATGGAGATCGTCTACGACGAGGAGAACCTGGAGCGCTACATCGCCCGGGCCACCGAGGTCTCTCCGGAGCACCCGGTGCTGGTGGACCGGTTCCTGGAGGACGCCATCGAGATCGACGTCGACGCCCTGTGCGATGGGACCGAGGTCTACATCGGCGGCGTGATGGAGCACATCGAGGAGGCCGGCATCCACTCCGGCGACTCGGCGTGCGCGTTGCCGCCGGTCACCCTGGGTCGTCAGGACATCGACGCGGTGCGCCGCGCCACCGAGGCCATCGCGCACGGCATCGGCGTGGTCGGGCTGCTCAACGTGCAGTACGCGCTCAAGGACGACGTGCTCTACGTGCTGGAGGCCAACCCCCGCGCCAGCCGCACGGTGCCCTTCGTCTCTAAGGCGACCGCGGTGCCGCTGGCCAAGGCCTGCGCCCGGATCATGCTGGGGGAGAGCATCGCCGAACTGCGGGCCGAGGGCCTGCTGGCCGCATCCGGCGACGGCGCCAGCCCCGCGCCGTACGCCCCGATCGCGGTCAAGGAGGCGGTGCTGCCGTTCCACCGGTTCCGCCGCGCCGACGGGTCCAACGTCGACTCGCTGCTGGGCCCGGAGATGAAGTCCACCGGCGAGGTGATGGGCATCGACGCCGACTTCGGCAGCGCGTTCGCCAAGAGCCAGACCGCGGCCTACGGGTCGCTGCCGGCCAACGGCACGGTGTTCGTCTCGGTGGCCAACCGCGACAAGCGCTCGCTGGTGTTCCCGGTGAAGCGGCTGGCCGATCTCGGATTCCGGGTTCTGGCCACCGAGGGCACCGCGGAGATGTTGCGCCGCAACGGGATTCCCTGCGACGAGGTGCGCAAGCACTTCCAGGAGCCCAGCCCGGACCGCCCGGCGATGTCGGCGGTGGAGGCCATCCGCGCCGGTGAGGTCGACATGGTGATCAACACCCCGTACGGCAACTCCGGGCCGCGCATCGACGGCTACGAGATCCGGTCGGCCGCCGTGCAGATGAACATCCCGTGCGTCACCACCGTCCAGGGCGCCTCCGCAGCGGTGCAGGGCATCGAGGCCGGCATCCGCGGCGACATCGGGGTGCGCTCACTGCAGGAACTGCACCGCATCCTGGAGGGCTGA
- the pyrR gene encoding bifunctional pyr operon transcriptional regulator/uracil phosphoribosyltransferase PyrR, which yields MGASNPDRELMSSADVTRTIARIAHQIIEKTALDAADAPRVILLGIPSRGPVLATRLAANITEFSGVEVGHGSLDITLYRDDLNTKPPRPLEDTTIPGGGIDGALVILVDDVLYSGRTVRAALDALRDLGRPRAVQLAVLVDRGHRELPIRADYVGKNVPTSRSENVKVQLTEQDGRDGVLIAPQGGPLR from the coding sequence GTGGGCGCCTCGAATCCCGACCGCGAATTGATGTCCTCGGCAGACGTCACGCGGACCATCGCGCGTATCGCGCATCAGATCATCGAAAAGACGGCACTGGACGCCGCGGACGCCCCCCGGGTGATCCTGCTCGGCATCCCGAGCCGCGGGCCGGTGCTGGCCACCCGGCTGGCCGCGAACATCACCGAATTCTCCGGTGTCGAGGTCGGCCACGGATCGCTGGACATCACGCTCTACCGCGACGACCTCAACACCAAGCCGCCGCGGCCGCTGGAGGACACCACCATTCCCGGCGGCGGCATCGACGGCGCGCTGGTCATCCTCGTCGACGACGTGCTGTACTCCGGCCGCACCGTGCGCGCCGCGCTGGACGCGCTGCGCGACCTGGGCCGGCCCCGGGCGGTGCAGCTGGCGGTGCTGGTCGACCGCGGGCACCGCGAACTGCCCATCCGCGCCGACTACGTCGGCAAGAACGTGCCCACCTCGCGCAGCGAGAACGTCAAGGTCCAGCTCACCGAGCAGGACGGCCGCGACGGGGTGCTGATCGCGCCGCAGGGAGGACCGCTCCGGTGA
- a CDS encoding dihydroorotase — protein sequence MLIRGVRPYGEGEPVDVLVSDGQIAQIAASITAPDGAEVIEAAGQVLLPGFVDLHTHLREPGREDTETVETGSAAAALGGFTAVFAMANTDPVADSPVVTDHVWARGQQIGLVDVHPVGAVTVGLDGKQLTEMALMAAGSGRVRMFSDDGKCVHDPLLMRRALEYASGLGVLIAQHAEEPRLTVGAVAHEGPNAARLGLAGWPRAAEESIVARDALLARDAKARVHICHASTAGTVEILKWAKDQGISITAEVTPHHLLLDDGLLESYDGVFRVNPPLREASDVLALRAALADGVIDCVATDHAPHAAQEKCCEFSHARPGMLGLQTALSVIAEAMVETGLLDWRGVARVMSENPAAIAGLPDQGRPLEVGEPANLVVVDPDARWTVEPAELASKSANTPYRAMTLPATVTATLLRGRVTAADGAARPVAGR from the coding sequence ATCTTGATTCGTGGCGTGCGGCCCTACGGCGAGGGCGAACCGGTCGACGTGCTGGTCTCCGACGGGCAGATCGCCCAGATCGCGGCCTCGATCACCGCACCGGACGGCGCCGAGGTGATCGAGGCGGCCGGCCAGGTGCTGCTGCCGGGCTTCGTCGACCTGCACACCCACCTGCGCGAACCCGGCCGCGAGGACACCGAGACCGTCGAAACCGGTTCCGCGGCAGCGGCGCTCGGCGGTTTCACCGCGGTGTTCGCGATGGCCAACACCGACCCGGTCGCCGATTCGCCGGTGGTCACCGACCATGTCTGGGCCCGCGGGCAGCAGATCGGGCTGGTCGACGTGCACCCGGTCGGCGCGGTCACCGTCGGCCTGGACGGCAAGCAACTCACCGAGATGGCGCTGATGGCCGCCGGCTCCGGTCGGGTCCGGATGTTCTCCGACGACGGCAAGTGCGTGCACGACCCGCTGCTCATGCGCCGCGCCCTGGAATACGCCTCCGGGCTGGGGGTGCTGATCGCCCAGCACGCCGAGGAGCCCCGGCTGACCGTCGGCGCCGTCGCCCACGAAGGGCCCAACGCGGCCCGGCTGGGCCTGGCCGGCTGGCCGCGCGCCGCCGAGGAGTCCATCGTGGCCCGCGACGCGCTGCTGGCCCGCGACGCGAAAGCCCGCGTGCACATCTGCCACGCCTCCACGGCGGGCACCGTCGAGATCCTGAAATGGGCCAAGGACCAAGGCATTTCGATCACCGCCGAGGTCACCCCGCACCACCTGCTGCTCGACGACGGCCTGCTGGAGAGCTACGACGGCGTGTTCCGGGTCAACCCGCCGCTGCGCGAAGCCTCCGACGTGCTGGCCTTGCGCGCCGCACTGGCCGACGGCGTCATCGACTGCGTGGCCACCGACCACGCCCCGCACGCCGCCCAGGAGAAGTGCTGCGAGTTCTCCCACGCCCGCCCCGGCATGCTGGGCCTGCAGACCGCGCTGTCGGTGATCGCCGAGGCCATGGTGGAAACGGGCCTGCTGGACTGGCGCGGCGTGGCCCGGGTGATGAGCGAGAACCCCGCCGCCATCGCCGGCCTGCCCGATCAGGGCCGCCCGCTGGAGGTGGGGGAGCCGGCCAACCTGGTCGTCGTCGACCCGGACGCGCGGTGGACCGTCGAACCGGCCGAACTGGCGTCCAAGTCCGCCAACACCCCGTACCGGGCGATGACCCTGCCGGCCACCGTCACCGCGACCCTGTTGCGCGGCCGGGTCACCGCCGCCGACGGCGCCGCCCGCCCGGTGGCGGGCAGGTGA
- a CDS encoding transporter, with the protein MNTGTLIGSLIFAGVLLVAVVFLYRKMIQGWRGRAQRQLAMIGTLPALPEMLSAPTIPATKGLYVGSTLAPSWLDRIAVGDLSDRGKATLTRFPEGIMVRREGATPLWIAQDKIVAVRTERGHAGKAMTFDGVLVIRWTLPAGVQVDTGFRADDHKAYELWTREENG; encoded by the coding sequence GTGAACACCGGAACCCTGATCGGGTCGCTGATCTTCGCCGGCGTGCTGCTGGTGGCGGTGGTGTTCCTGTACCGCAAGATGATCCAGGGCTGGCGTGGCCGCGCGCAGCGTCAGCTGGCCATGATCGGCACGCTGCCCGCGCTGCCGGAAATGCTCAGCGCGCCGACGATCCCGGCGACCAAGGGCCTCTACGTCGGCAGCACGCTGGCTCCGAGCTGGCTGGACCGGATCGCCGTCGGCGACCTGTCCGACCGCGGCAAGGCCACCCTGACCCGCTTCCCCGAGGGCATCATGGTGCGCCGCGAGGGGGCCACGCCGCTGTGGATCGCCCAGGACAAGATCGTCGCGGTGCGCACCGAACGCGGTCACGCCGGCAAGGCGATGACCTTCGACGGCGTCCTGGTGATCCGGTGGACCCTGCCCGCGGGGGTGCAGGTCGACACCGGCTTCCGCGCCGACGACCACAAGGCTTACGAACTCTGGACCCGGGAGGAAAACGGATGA